From the Caballeronia sp. NK8 genome, one window contains:
- a CDS encoding YqjD family protein gives MSQTTVQLALGKQKIIEDIKVLLNDSEELLRLSATLPGEGVEALRSRLRDHVDSARVALEDAQSSAQSRYRAGVDCTEKYVKDNPWQSLGIAAGVGFLVGLLVSR, from the coding sequence ATGAGTCAGACGACTGTCCAGCTTGCGTTGGGCAAGCAAAAGATCATTGAAGACATCAAGGTGTTGCTGAACGACTCCGAGGAATTGCTGAGATTGTCGGCGACGCTGCCGGGCGAGGGTGTCGAGGCGCTGCGCTCGCGTCTGCGCGATCACGTCGATTCGGCGCGTGTCGCGCTGGAAGACGCGCAGTCGAGCGCGCAAAGCCGCTACCGCGCGGGCGTCGATTGCACTGAGAAATACGTGAAGGACAATCCGTGGCAGTCGCTCGGCATTGCCGCGGGCGTCGGCTTCCTGGTGGGGCTTTTGGTTTCGCGCTGA
- a CDS encoding sigma-54-dependent Fis family transcriptional regulator, whose translation MASTDLDPPPIAVGDTPAQRKRNTGEVPGLKSYGLLYGSSPVMQELYAQIERVAATDATALIIGESGTGKELVARTIHDHSARKDAPFIAVNCGAIPDNLIEAELFGHEKGSFTGAVQGRIGYFEHANGGTLFLDEVTEMSPVRQVKLLRALETGTFFRVGGNDLISSDVRVIAATNRDPVTAVKENGLREDLMYRLAVFPLRAPPLRERDSDRELLAQHFLSEMNAQEGTSKAFSKRALDVLRTYSWPGNVRELKNTVYRAFILAEKTVEIAHPHLASRVKKPVTQGDAMNVWVGTPLADAQKQIILGTLKHCGGDKRRAAKALGVSLKTLYNRLGAYENEDTEGGEAASGSDS comes from the coding sequence ATGGCGTCAACCGATCTGGATCCGCCGCCCATCGCGGTCGGCGATACACCCGCGCAGAGAAAGCGCAACACGGGAGAAGTGCCGGGATTGAAGTCCTATGGACTGCTCTACGGCTCGTCGCCCGTGATGCAGGAGTTGTACGCGCAGATCGAGCGCGTCGCCGCCACCGATGCGACTGCGCTCATCATCGGCGAATCGGGTACGGGCAAGGAGCTCGTCGCCCGGACGATTCACGACCACAGCGCGCGCAAGGACGCGCCGTTCATCGCCGTGAACTGCGGCGCGATTCCGGACAATCTGATCGAAGCCGAGCTTTTCGGCCACGAGAAAGGCAGCTTCACGGGCGCGGTGCAGGGGCGCATCGGCTATTTCGAGCACGCAAACGGCGGCACGCTCTTTCTCGACGAGGTGACGGAAATGTCGCCCGTGCGGCAGGTGAAGCTGCTGCGCGCGCTGGAGACGGGCACGTTCTTTCGCGTCGGCGGCAACGATCTCATCAGTTCGGACGTGCGGGTGATCGCCGCGACCAACCGCGATCCTGTTACGGCGGTGAAGGAAAACGGCCTGCGCGAGGATCTGATGTATCGCCTCGCCGTCTTTCCGCTGCGCGCGCCGCCTTTGCGCGAGCGCGATTCGGACCGTGAGCTGCTCGCGCAACATTTCCTCTCGGAAATGAACGCGCAGGAAGGCACGAGCAAGGCTTTCAGCAAGCGCGCGCTCGATGTGCTGCGCACGTACTCGTGGCCAGGCAACGTGCGGGAACTGAAGAACACGGTCTATCGCGCGTTCATTCTCGCGGAGAAGACGGTGGAGATCGCGCATCCGCATCTCGCGTCGCGCGTGAAGAAACCGGTCACGCAGGGCGACGCGATGAACGTCTGGGTCGGCACCCCGCTCGCCGATGCGCAAAAGCAGATCATCCTCGGCACGCTCAAGCACTGCGGCGGTGACAAGCGGCGCGCGGCGAAGGCCCTCGGCGTGAGTCTGAAGACCTTGTACAACCGCCTTGGCGCGTATGAAAACGAGGACACCGAAGGCGGCGAAGCGGCTTCAGGCAGCGATAGCTAG
- a CDS encoding AAA-associated domain-containing protein — translation MQNLKNTQTAAAPGFQRPQGTPPRLGAEILRVANVSRGFNKTQGELLVLDDANLSLREGEIVGLLGRSGSGKSTLLRIIAGLIEPTAGEVTYLNEPLRGPAKGVAMVFQTFALFPWLTVLQNVEAGLEAQGVGARERRERALAAIDLIGLDGFENAYPRELSGGMRQRVGFARALVVDPTLLLMDEPFSALDVLTAENLRTDLLDLWTQGRMPIKSVLIVTHNIEEAVFMCDRILVLSSNPGRVMAEIKVPFKHPRNRLDPAFRRLVDDIYAKMTARQMDEARKKGLELGTWLPSVSTNLMAGLIETLAAEPYHGRADMPEIARTLHLEVDDLFPVAEVLQHLGFADVREGDIYLTPQARVFAEFGTQERKMMFAEHLLRHVPLAARIKKVLNERPGHRAPRVRFEQELEDFLSDKAAQETLDAVIDWGRYGEIFSYNDQTEMLSLEDVEA, via the coding sequence ATGCAGAACCTGAAAAATACGCAGACGGCCGCGGCGCCTGGCTTCCAGCGCCCGCAAGGCACGCCGCCGCGCCTCGGCGCGGAAATCCTGCGCGTCGCGAACGTGAGCCGCGGCTTCAACAAGACGCAGGGCGAACTGCTCGTGCTCGACGACGCCAACCTCTCGCTGCGCGAAGGCGAGATCGTCGGCCTGCTCGGACGTTCGGGCTCGGGCAAGTCGACGCTGTTGCGCATCATCGCCGGACTCATCGAGCCGACCGCCGGCGAAGTGACGTATCTGAACGAGCCGTTGCGCGGACCCGCGAAGGGCGTCGCGATGGTGTTCCAGACGTTCGCGCTGTTTCCGTGGCTGACCGTGCTGCAGAACGTGGAAGCCGGTCTGGAAGCGCAGGGCGTGGGCGCGCGCGAGCGGCGTGAACGCGCGCTCGCGGCGATCGACCTGATCGGCCTCGACGGCTTCGAGAACGCGTATCCGCGCGAGCTGTCGGGCGGCATGCGGCAGCGCGTGGGCTTCGCGCGAGCGCTCGTCGTCGATCCGACGCTGCTGCTGATGGACGAGCCGTTCTCCGCGCTCGACGTGCTGACCGCCGAAAACCTGCGCACCGATCTGCTCGACCTGTGGACGCAGGGGCGCATGCCGATCAAATCGGTGCTGATCGTCACGCACAACATCGAGGAAGCGGTGTTCATGTGCGACCGCATTCTGGTGCTGTCGTCCAATCCGGGGCGCGTGATGGCCGAGATCAAGGTGCCGTTCAAGCATCCGCGCAACCGTCTGGATCCGGCGTTCCGGCGTCTCGTCGACGATATCTACGCGAAGATGACCGCGCGCCAGATGGACGAGGCGAGGAAGAAGGGGCTGGAGCTGGGCACCTGGCTGCCGTCGGTGTCGACCAACCTGATGGCGGGTCTCATCGAAACGCTCGCGGCGGAGCCTTATCACGGTCGAGCGGACATGCCGGAAATCGCGCGCACGCTGCATCTCGAAGTGGACGATCTGTTCCCGGTCGCGGAAGTGCTGCAGCATCTCGGCTTCGCGGATGTGCGCGAGGGCGATATCTATCTGACGCCGCAGGCGCGCGTGTTCGCGGAATTCGGCACGCAGGAACGCAAGATGATGTTCGCGGAGCATCTGCTGCGGCACGTGCCGCTGGCGGCGCGGATCAAGAAGGTGCTCAACGAGCGTCCGGGGCATCGCGCGCCGCGTGTGCGCTTCGAGCAGGAACTGGAGGATTTTCTCTCCGACAAGGCCGCGCAGGAAACGCTCGACGCGGTCATCGACTGGGGACGGTATGGCGAGATCTTCTCGTATAACGACCAGACGGAGATGCTGAGTCTGGAGGATGTGGAGGCTTGA
- a CDS encoding chemotaxis protein yields MSGSTLNPPEDDGAEYGKGHGTGALGPSDSSDSGSDVQGEKRYPGEIEDELDAHALGQSEAELNSDTDRYGTGEAASADGDNNLESDADILPDQIEDDARGLVDEDADPAADRP; encoded by the coding sequence ATGAGCGGAAGCACATTGAACCCGCCGGAAGACGACGGCGCGGAATACGGCAAAGGACACGGTACCGGCGCGCTCGGCCCGAGCGACTCGTCGGATAGCGGGTCGGACGTGCAGGGCGAGAAGCGCTATCCGGGCGAGATCGAGGACGAACTCGACGCCCACGCGCTCGGCCAGTCCGAAGCCGAACTCAACAGCGACACAGACCGCTACGGCACGGGCGAAGCGGCCTCGGCGGACGGCGACAACAATCTGGAATCCGACGCCGATATCCTGCCCGATCAGATCGAGGACGACGCGCGCGGCCTCGTCGATGAAGACGCCGACCCGGCCGCCGACCGGCCCTGA
- the otsA gene encoding alpha,alpha-trehalose-phosphate synthase (UDP-forming): MSRLIVVSNRVAPIQEGKPSAGGLAIGVLDALKETGGVWFGWSGEIVGEAGAPVVEKGGKVTYATVGLTRRDYDQYYRGFSNATLWPAFHYRNDLSRFDREEYAGYMRVNASLAAKLKSMLKPDDIIWVHDYHMLPFAQELRKLGVANPIGFFLHIPFPVPEIMRTVPPHEELIAAMCQYDVVGFQTDSDKQSFIDYVERTSRGHFNEEDGMLQAFGRMLKVGAYPIGIYPDAIAKSAEQFSNRKPVKTLRDSMRGRKLIMSVDRLDYSKGLVERFQAFERLLLNAPGWHGRVSLVQIAPPTRSDVQTYQRIRQNLEGEAGRINGRFAQLDWTPIQYLNRKYERNLLMALFRLSQVGYVTPLRDGMNLVAKEYVASQDPADPGALVLSQFAGAADQLPGALVVNPFDLSQMSEALERALSMPLAERQARHADMMVPLRENNLSVWRDSFLSDLRSVATATSVTEKTVKTVKEGASGAARPSAKA, translated from the coding sequence ATGAGCAGATTGATCGTGGTATCGAATCGCGTCGCACCGATCCAGGAAGGCAAGCCCAGCGCGGGCGGCCTCGCGATCGGCGTGCTGGACGCGCTCAAGGAGACTGGGGGCGTGTGGTTCGGGTGGAGCGGCGAGATCGTCGGCGAGGCGGGCGCGCCTGTGGTGGAAAAAGGCGGCAAGGTGACCTACGCGACGGTCGGCCTCACGCGCCGCGATTACGACCAGTACTATCGGGGATTCTCGAACGCTACGCTGTGGCCGGCTTTTCATTATCGCAACGACCTCTCGCGCTTCGACCGCGAGGAATACGCGGGTTACATGCGCGTGAACGCTAGCCTCGCGGCGAAGCTGAAGTCGATGCTCAAGCCCGACGACATCATCTGGGTGCATGACTACCACATGCTTCCGTTCGCGCAGGAGCTGCGTAAGCTGGGGGTCGCGAATCCGATCGGTTTCTTCCTGCACATCCCGTTTCCGGTACCCGAGATCATGCGGACCGTGCCGCCGCACGAGGAACTGATCGCGGCGATGTGCCAGTACGACGTCGTCGGCTTCCAGACAGACAGCGACAAGCAATCGTTTATCGATTACGTGGAGCGCACGAGCCGCGGCCACTTCAACGAAGAAGACGGCATGCTGCAGGCGTTCGGCCGCATGCTGAAAGTGGGCGCGTATCCGATCGGCATCTATCCGGACGCCATCGCGAAATCCGCCGAGCAGTTCTCGAACCGCAAGCCGGTGAAGACCCTGCGCGACAGCATGCGCGGCCGCAAGCTCATCATGAGCGTCGACCGGCTCGATTATTCGAAGGGTCTCGTCGAGCGCTTTCAGGCGTTCGAGCGGCTGCTGCTGAACGCGCCGGGCTGGCACGGCCGCGTGTCGCTCGTGCAGATCGCGCCGCCGACGCGCTCGGACGTGCAGACCTATCAGCGTATCCGTCAGAACCTGGAAGGCGAGGCGGGCCGCATCAACGGGCGCTTCGCACAGCTCGACTGGACGCCGATCCAGTATCTCAACCGCAAATACGAACGCAATCTGCTGATGGCGCTGTTCCGCCTCTCGCAGGTCGGCTATGTGACGCCGCTGCGCGACGGCATGAATCTCGTCGCGAAGGAATACGTCGCGTCGCAGGACCCGGCCGATCCGGGCGCGCTCGTGCTGTCGCAGTTCGCCGGCGCGGCGGATCAGTTGCCGGGCGCGCTCGTCGTCAATCCGTTCGATCTGTCGCAGATGTCCGAGGCGCTGGAGCGCGCGTTGTCGATGCCGCTCGCCGAGCGTCAGGCGCGTCACGCCGACATGATGGTGCCGCTGCGCGAGAACAATCTTTCGGTCTGGCGCGATTCGTTCCTGTCCGACTTGCGCAGTGTCGCGACGGCGACGTCGGTCACCGAGAAGACCGTAAAGACCGTGAAAGAGGGCGCGAGCGGTGCGGCGCGTCCTTCGGCGAAGGCCTGA
- a CDS encoding YihY/virulence factor BrkB family protein, with the protein MNQDVPTQSTPVASGRTTRFGWLSWIVDPIQQWSQDHCSMFSASISFFAAFSLAPTLVIVIAVASVFFGADAVQGRLFDEISGVVGVDAAHALEAIVANAWHADIARSTAILSLAGVLIGASATFSSLHSALNVIWPTPAVSTRESIVTLLRVRLMSFGLVVGSGLLVAVVLVLDALVELLGHWVLGDGSPFVVLSGLTRRAISIGMLMLAFTVLLKFLPTTRMLWRDAALGATAAALLFEGGKRLFAFYLAHAGTANTFGAAGSLAIILMWLYYSAAVFLLGAELSATAARKRTHRASGWR; encoded by the coding sequence ATGAATCAGGACGTTCCCACTCAATCCACGCCCGTCGCCTCGGGCCGCACGACGCGTTTCGGCTGGCTCTCGTGGATCGTCGATCCGATTCAGCAATGGTCGCAGGACCACTGCTCGATGTTTTCGGCGTCGATCTCGTTCTTCGCCGCGTTCTCGCTCGCACCGACGCTCGTCATCGTGATCGCGGTGGCGAGCGTGTTCTTCGGCGCGGATGCCGTGCAAGGCCGCCTCTTCGATGAGATCAGCGGCGTCGTGGGCGTCGATGCGGCGCACGCGCTGGAGGCGATCGTCGCGAACGCGTGGCATGCGGATATCGCGCGCAGCACGGCCATCCTGTCGCTCGCGGGCGTGCTGATCGGCGCATCGGCGACGTTTTCGTCGCTGCACAGCGCGCTCAATGTCATCTGGCCGACGCCCGCGGTAAGCACGCGCGAGAGCATCGTCACGCTGCTGCGCGTGCGGCTGATGTCGTTCGGGCTGGTGGTCGGATCGGGCCTGCTCGTCGCGGTGGTGCTCGTGCTCGATGCGCTTGTCGAATTGCTCGGCCACTGGGTGCTCGGCGATGGCAGTCCGTTCGTCGTGCTGTCGGGACTGACGCGGCGCGCGATATCGATCGGCATGCTGATGCTCGCGTTCACCGTGCTGCTCAAGTTTCTGCCGACGACGCGCATGCTCTGGCGCGACGCCGCGCTCGGCGCCACCGCCGCCGCGCTGCTTTTCGAGGGCGGCAAGCGCCTCTTCGCGTTCTATCTCGCGCACGCGGGAACGGCGAACACGTTCGGCGCGGCGGGATCGCTCGCGATCATCCTCATGTGGCTGTACTACTCGGCAGCGGTGTTTCTGCTCGGCGCGGAGCTGTCGGCGACGGCGGCGAGAAAGCGCACGCACCGGGCATCCGGCTGGCGCTGA
- a CDS encoding type II toxin-antitoxin system HicB family antitoxin, translated as MEFALAIHKDPESCYGVTVPNVPGVFSAGDTIDEAIQNAREAIFFHIETIIEDGVEVSITSRSIEELIVDPDFAGAIWAYVEVDLSKLDSRPERINISLPRFVLHKIDSYVEARHETRSGFLARVALEAIANG; from the coding sequence ATGGAATTTGCCCTCGCCATTCACAAAGATCCCGAAAGCTGCTACGGCGTGACCGTGCCCAATGTGCCCGGCGTTTTCTCCGCCGGCGACACGATCGACGAAGCGATCCAAAATGCCAGGGAAGCTATCTTTTTCCACATCGAGACGATCATCGAAGACGGCGTGGAAGTCTCGATCACGTCGCGGAGCATCGAGGAACTGATCGTCGATCCCGACTTCGCCGGCGCAATCTGGGCCTACGTCGAAGTCGATCTGTCGAAGCTCGATTCGCGGCCGGAGCGCATCAACATCAGCCTTCCGCGTTTCGTGCTGCACAAGATCGACAGCTACGTCGAGGCGCGCCACGAGACGCGCAGTGGTTTTCTCGCGCGCGTCGCGCTGGAGGCGATTGCGAACGGCTGA
- a CDS encoding type II toxin-antitoxin system HicA family toxin produces the protein MESSRLIRMLLDDGWELVRIRGSHHHFNHRTKNGRVTVVHPKKDVAIGTVRSVLKGAGLLNRLYSS, from the coding sequence ATGGAGTCATCGCGCTTGATACGAATGCTGCTGGATGATGGTTGGGAGCTGGTTCGCATCCGAGGCAGTCATCATCATTTCAATCACAGGACCAAAAACGGTCGCGTGACCGTGGTTCATCCAAAGAAAGACGTGGCGATCGGGACAGTCAGATCAGTGCTGAAAGGCGCCGGATTGCTCAACCGTCTGTATTCGTCGTAA
- a CDS encoding sigma-54 dependent transcriptional regulator yields MPHVLIVDDDPSTREALAAIIGEDGLTTATAGDLREARIQLVRQTPDVVFTDLKLPDGTGVDLFEDLDPRSGVEVIVITGHATVESAVSALKMGAADYLVKPINMQRVKAILSRLPRAGDLKAEIGTLRGELRRMGRFGLMLGNSPTMQTVYDQIGRVAPTAASVLLIGESGTGKEVAAQTLHELSLRRKHAFIAVNCGAISPNLIESEMFGHERGSFTGADRQHKGYFERANGGTLFLDEITEMPIELQVKLLRVLETGMFMRVGTTKELETDVRLIAATNRDPEQAVLEGKLRLDLYHRLNVFPINLPPLRERGKDVELLGQAFLDELNSRYNTKKAFPAAVREMLASYNWPGNVRELKNYVQRAYIMSANDSDSTATVPLQISLSKPSAGTAVTIPFGTSLAQADRQLILATLDQCGGVKTRAAEILGISLKTLYNRLVEYGEDANKAAVGEGGDINDPDSENT; encoded by the coding sequence ATGCCACACGTATTGATTGTCGATGACGATCCCAGTACCCGCGAGGCGCTAGCCGCGATCATCGGCGAAGACGGTTTGACGACGGCCACCGCCGGCGACTTGCGCGAGGCGCGCATTCAGCTCGTGCGGCAGACGCCGGACGTCGTATTCACCGATCTGAAACTGCCCGACGGCACCGGCGTCGATCTGTTCGAGGATCTCGACCCGCGCTCGGGCGTCGAAGTGATCGTCATCACCGGTCACGCGACGGTGGAATCCGCCGTCAGCGCGCTCAAGATGGGCGCCGCCGACTATCTCGTCAAGCCGATCAACATGCAGCGCGTGAAGGCCATTCTGTCGCGCCTGCCGCGCGCGGGCGACCTGAAGGCGGAAATCGGCACGCTGCGCGGCGAACTGCGGCGCATGGGCCGCTTCGGTCTGATGCTCGGCAATTCGCCCACGATGCAGACGGTGTACGACCAGATCGGGCGAGTCGCGCCGACGGCCGCGTCGGTGCTGCTGATCGGCGAGTCGGGCACCGGCAAGGAAGTCGCCGCGCAGACGCTGCACGAGCTGTCGCTGCGCCGCAAGCATGCGTTCATCGCGGTGAACTGCGGCGCGATCTCGCCGAACCTGATCGAATCGGAGATGTTCGGGCACGAGCGCGGCTCCTTCACGGGCGCGGATCGCCAGCACAAGGGTTACTTCGAGCGCGCGAACGGCGGCACGCTGTTCCTCGACGAGATCACCGAAATGCCGATCGAGCTTCAGGTGAAGCTCCTGCGCGTGCTGGAGACCGGCATGTTCATGCGCGTCGGCACGACCAAGGAGCTCGAGACGGACGTGCGCCTGATCGCCGCGACCAACCGCGACCCCGAGCAGGCCGTGCTCGAAGGCAAGCTACGCCTCGACCTGTATCACCGCCTGAACGTGTTTCCGATCAACCTGCCGCCGCTGCGCGAACGCGGCAAGGACGTCGAACTGCTCGGCCAGGCGTTCCTCGACGAACTGAATTCCCGCTACAACACGAAGAAGGCGTTCCCGGCCGCCGTGCGCGAGATGCTGGCCTCGTACAACTGGCCCGGCAACGTGCGCGAGCTGAAGAACTACGTGCAGCGCGCCTACATCATGTCGGCAAACGATTCGGACAGCACGGCGACCGTGCCGCTGCAAATTTCCTTGTCGAAGCCTTCGGCGGGCACGGCGGTGACGATTCCGTTCGGCACGTCGCTCGCGCAGGCCGACCGGCAACTGATCCTCGCGACGCTCGATCAGTGCGGCGGCGTGAAGACGCGCGCTGCGGAAATCCTCGGCATCAGCCTGAAGACGCTCTATAACCGGCTCGTCGAATACGGTGAGGACGCCAATAAGGCAGCCGTGGGCGAGGGCGGCGACATCAACGATCCCGACAGCGAAAATACCTGA
- a CDS encoding ABC transporter permease subunit has protein sequence MEFGFNLNRMANASAWRLLPNRWDFVAFPMIICIIALAAVGFHETLAPISTLQTQAISLDPSNLPEYALRTTLRMLIAMVASLIFTLVYGTLAAKSRRASIVLVPILDILQSVPVLGYISFTVTFFLAMFPGRVIGAECAAIFAIFTSQAWNMTFSFYQSLRTVPRDLDEVSRGFHLTNWQRFWKLEVPFSMPGLIWNMMMSMSGGWFFVVASEAITVGNRTIVLPGIGAYLAAAIGERNLGAIGWVILAMIVVILAYDQLMFRPLVAWADKFRMETTSSGNEPSSWLLDLIRRTRLIHRLLVPAGWILAKLARVPIKLPSLQGAFENVGLPLRAKVPSTRTGDIAWGTLVLLIAVFVVWKVAAFVATGVTWGEVGHVFLMGFITLLRVVVLIAIASVIWVPVGVLIGLRPALAEKIQPLAQFLAAFPANLLFPVFVVVIVRWDLNPDIWLSPLIVLGTQWYILFNVIAGASSYPNDYREAATNFQIRGWQWWKKCMLPGIFPYYITGAITASGGAWNASIVAEAVSWGKTEVVAHGLGAYIAQTTAAGDYPKIILGIAVMSLFVTLFNRLLWRPLYAYAEARLRLD, from the coding sequence ATGGAATTTGGTTTCAATCTGAATCGCATGGCGAATGCGTCGGCGTGGCGGCTCCTGCCCAACCGCTGGGATTTCGTCGCGTTCCCGATGATCATCTGCATCATCGCGCTCGCCGCCGTCGGCTTTCACGAAACCCTGGCGCCGATCTCCACGTTGCAGACCCAGGCGATCTCGCTCGACCCGTCGAACCTTCCCGAATACGCGCTGCGCACGACCCTGCGCATGCTGATCGCGATGGTTGCATCGCTGATCTTCACGCTGGTCTACGGCACGCTCGCGGCGAAAAGCCGGCGCGCGTCGATCGTGCTCGTGCCGATTCTCGACATCCTCCAATCGGTGCCGGTGCTGGGCTATATCTCCTTCACCGTCACGTTCTTCCTCGCGATGTTCCCGGGGCGCGTGATCGGCGCGGAATGCGCGGCGATCTTCGCGATCTTCACGAGCCAGGCGTGGAACATGACCTTCAGCTTCTACCAGTCGCTGCGCACGGTGCCGCGCGATCTGGACGAAGTTTCGCGCGGCTTTCACCTCACCAACTGGCAGCGCTTCTGGAAGCTCGAAGTGCCGTTCTCGATGCCCGGCCTCATCTGGAACATGATGATGTCGATGTCGGGCGGCTGGTTTTTCGTGGTCGCGTCCGAGGCGATCACGGTCGGCAACCGCACGATCGTGCTGCCGGGCATCGGCGCGTATCTGGCCGCGGCGATCGGCGAGCGCAATCTCGGCGCGATCGGCTGGGTGATCCTCGCGATGATCGTCGTCATCCTCGCTTACGATCAGCTGATGTTCCGTCCGCTGGTCGCGTGGGCGGACAAGTTCCGCATGGAGACCACCAGTTCGGGCAACGAGCCGTCTTCGTGGCTGCTCGACCTGATCCGCCGCACGCGCCTGATTCACCGGCTGCTGGTGCCGGCGGGCTGGATTCTCGCGAAGCTCGCGCGTGTGCCGATCAAACTGCCGTCGCTGCAGGGGGCCTTCGAGAACGTGGGGCTGCCGCTGCGCGCCAAGGTGCCGTCCACGCGCACGGGCGATATCGCGTGGGGCACGCTCGTGCTGCTGATCGCGGTGTTCGTCGTGTGGAAGGTCGCGGCGTTCGTCGCGACGGGCGTCACCTGGGGCGAAGTCGGCCACGTGTTCCTGATGGGCTTCATCACGCTGTTGCGGGTGGTGGTGCTGATCGCGATCGCGTCGGTGATCTGGGTGCCCGTCGGCGTGCTGATCGGCCTGCGGCCGGCGCTCGCGGAAAAGATCCAGCCGCTCGCCCAGTTCCTCGCCGCTTTCCCGGCGAATCTGCTGTTTCCGGTGTTCGTCGTGGTGATCGTGCGCTGGGATCTGAATCCGGATATCTGGCTGTCGCCGCTCATCGTGCTCGGCACGCAGTGGTATATCCTCTTCAACGTGATCGCGGGGGCGTCCTCCTATCCGAACGATTATCGCGAGGCCGCGACCAACTTCCAGATCCGCGGCTGGCAGTGGTGGAAGAAGTGCATGCTGCCGGGCATCTTCCCGTACTACATCACCGGCGCGATCACCGCGTCGGGCGGCGCGTGGAACGCCAGCATCGTCGCGGAAGCGGTGTCGTGGGGCAAGACGGAGGTCGTCGCGCACGGCCTCGGCGCCTACATCGCCCAGACCACGGCCGCGGGCGACTATCCGAAAATCATTCTCGGCATCGCTGTGATGTCGCTGTTCGTCACGCTGTTCAACCGACTGTTGTGGCGCCCGCTATACGCCTACGCCGAAGCAAGACTCCGGCTGGATTGA